A part of Syntrophorhabdaceae bacterium genomic DNA contains:
- a CDS encoding TRAP transporter substrate-binding protein produces the protein MKGSTAKKFMAFTLVALSLFCFISTTVYAQDKVIKLKYSTFYPPVHKNSVLTEQWCREIEKRTNNRVKITYFAGGVLTPAAQTYDGVVKGITDIGQSVVTYTLGRLPITESINLPLGYSSGYQATKMANALYQKFKAKELDDVKILYFHAHGPGLFSTKKPVLKMEDLKGQRIKCDGVTAKTVEAMGALPVTMPVPETYDALMKGLVDGILLPMEALKGFRLGELVKSTYVNRGAAYSSGQFVAMNKAKWNALPPDIQQIFMKVSEEWIEKQGKQWDELDKEGREFSIAKGLKIVNASPEEVEKAFKRTRPVVEAYAKELNKKGFPGDEIINFCLNFLKNNP, from the coding sequence ATGAAAGGAAGCACTGCAAAGAAATTTATGGCATTCACCCTCGTAGCCCTCTCTCTCTTCTGTTTCATCTCGACCACCGTATATGCACAGGACAAGGTTATAAAGCTCAAATATTCTACATTTTATCCACCGGTCCATAAGAACAGCGTCCTTACTGAGCAGTGGTGCAGGGAGATTGAAAAAAGGACCAATAACCGCGTAAAGATCACCTATTTCGCAGGTGGAGTTCTCACACCTGCCGCTCAGACTTATGACGGCGTGGTAAAGGGGATCACGGACATAGGCCAGAGCGTCGTAACCTACACGCTGGGAAGGCTGCCCATTACGGAAAGCATCAACCTGCCGCTGGGCTATTCGAGCGGCTACCAGGCAACCAAGATGGCCAACGCCCTCTATCAGAAATTCAAAGCAAAAGAACTTGACGATGTGAAGATCCTCTATTTCCACGCCCACGGACCCGGACTCTTCAGCACCAAGAAACCCGTTCTTAAAATGGAAGATCTCAAAGGCCAGAGGATCAAGTGCGACGGCGTGACCGCAAAGACGGTTGAGGCCATGGGCGCCCTTCCCGTAACTATGCCCGTCCCCGAAACTTACGATGCCCTGATGAAGGGTCTGGTAGACGGCATCTTGCTCCCCATGGAGGCGCTCAAAGGCTTCAGGCTCGGCGAGCTCGTCAAATCGACCTATGTGAACAGGGGGGCCGCATACAGCTCCGGCCAGTTCGTGGCAATGAACAAGGCGAAGTGGAATGCCCTGCCCCCGGATATTCAGCAGATCTTCATGAAAGTCAGCGAGGAATGGATCGAGAAGCAGGGAAAACAGTGGGACGAGCTCGATAAAGAGGGCCGCGAGTTTTCCATCGCCAAGGGTCTCAAGATCGTAAACGCATCGCCCGAAGAAGTGGAAAAGGCTTTCAAGAGAACAAGGCCCGTGGTGGAAGCATATGCCAAGGAGCTCAACAAGAAGGGTTTTCCCGGTGACGAGATAATAAACTTTTGCCTCAACTTTCTGAAAAACAACCCTTAA